Proteins co-encoded in one Pseudomonas fluorescens genomic window:
- a CDS encoding organic hydroperoxide resistance protein, with amino-acid sequence MINQIDTVLYTGKTRTTGGRDGASRSSDGNLDVKLSPPGSNGRGTNPEQLLAAGWSACFIGAMGKAAAALKIRLPADVAVETEIDLGKTGDAFFLQARLNVSLPGLEPSVAQSLVEAAHQTCPYSKATRGNIDVTLRLI; translated from the coding sequence ATGATCAATCAAATCGACACCGTGCTGTACACCGGCAAGACCCGCACCACCGGCGGACGCGATGGCGCCTCGCGCAGTTCCGACGGCAACCTGGACGTCAAACTGTCGCCACCGGGCTCCAATGGCAGAGGCACCAACCCGGAACAACTGCTGGCGGCTGGCTGGTCAGCCTGCTTCATCGGCGCCATGGGCAAGGCGGCAGCTGCGCTGAAGATCAGGCTACCGGCGGATGTGGCGGTGGAAACCGAAATCGATCTGGGCAAGACCGGCGACGCGTTTTTCCTGCAGGCACGCTTGAATGTCAGCCTGCCGGGGCTGGAACCTTCGGTCGCCCAGTCGCTGGTGGAGGCCGCGCACCAGACCTGCCCTTACTCCAAGGCCACGCGCGGCAACATCGACGTGACCCTGCGCCTGATCTGA
- a CDS encoding SDR family NAD(P)-dependent oxidoreductase, protein MSNRLEGKIALITGGTTGIGLASAQEFVAQGATVFITGRRQAELDKAVAAIGPRAIGIQGDVAKLDDLDRIYREIAEKAGHLDILFANAGGGDMLPLGSITEEHFDRIFGANVKGTLFTVQKALPLLRDGASILLTSSTTSVQGTENFSVYSASKAAVRNFARSWLLDLKPRRIRVNAISPGPVRTPGLAGLVPAEHAQGLFDQLASVVPIGRLGEPNEIAKAALFLASDDSSFVNGIELFVDGGTAQI, encoded by the coding sequence ATGAGCAACAGACTTGAAGGCAAAATCGCCCTGATCACTGGCGGCACCACCGGCATCGGCCTGGCCTCGGCGCAGGAATTCGTCGCCCAGGGCGCCACGGTGTTCATCACCGGCCGGCGTCAGGCCGAGCTGGACAAAGCCGTCGCCGCCATCGGCCCACGGGCCATCGGTATTCAGGGCGACGTGGCAAAACTGGACGATCTGGATCGCATCTACCGCGAAATCGCCGAAAAGGCCGGCCACCTCGACATCCTGTTCGCCAATGCCGGTGGCGGCGACATGCTGCCGCTGGGCTCGATTACCGAAGAGCACTTCGACCGGATTTTCGGCGCCAACGTGAAAGGCACGTTGTTCACGGTGCAAAAGGCACTGCCGCTGCTGCGCGATGGCGCATCGATCCTGCTGACCTCATCGACCACTTCAGTGCAAGGCACGGAAAACTTCAGTGTCTACAGCGCGAGTAAAGCCGCCGTGCGCAACTTCGCCCGGTCGTGGCTGCTGGATTTGAAACCTCGGCGCATCCGCGTCAACGCCATCAGCCCAGGTCCGGTGCGCACGCCAGGTCTGGCGGGGCTGGTGCCAGCCGAACACGCTCAGGGGCTGTTCGACCAGTTGGCGTCGGTGGTGCCGATCGGGCGTCTGGGTGAGCCGAACGAGATTGCCAAGGCAGCGTTGTTCCTCGCTTCGGATGACAGCAGCTTCGTCAACGGCATCGAATTGTTCGTCGACGGCGGCACCGCGCAGATCTGA
- a CDS encoding phosphonate ABC transporter ATP-binding protein — protein MTLSLKQVFLHHANGVEALRGVDLQINSGEQVAIIGPSGAGKSSLLNLLATAIRPSSGDIEVLGQRAWHLSARQRQRLRAKIGLVHQAPPLPPRQRVVTAVLAGKLGQWSLGKSLINLLYPLDIPGARAALARLDLAEKLFSQCQQLSGGQLQRVGIARVLYQAPEVLLADEPVSAMDPVLAGHTLTVLSRHAREHNVTLVASLHAVELALAHFPRIIGLREGQILFDCPSDQVSHDMLDTLYANEQLHSPAPALTPLIVQIPRC, from the coding sequence ATGACCCTGAGCCTCAAGCAAGTCTTTCTGCACCACGCCAACGGCGTCGAAGCCCTGCGTGGTGTGGATTTGCAGATCAACAGCGGCGAGCAGGTGGCGATCATCGGCCCGTCCGGCGCCGGTAAATCCAGCCTGCTCAACCTGCTGGCCACCGCGATTCGGCCCAGCAGCGGCGACATCGAAGTGCTGGGCCAGCGGGCCTGGCACTTGTCCGCCCGCCAGCGCCAACGCCTGCGCGCAAAAATCGGCCTGGTGCATCAGGCACCGCCCCTGCCGCCCCGGCAACGGGTGGTGACGGCGGTGCTGGCCGGCAAACTCGGGCAATGGAGCCTGGGCAAAAGCCTCATCAATCTGCTGTATCCGCTGGACATCCCCGGCGCCCGCGCCGCTCTGGCTCGGCTGGATCTGGCAGAAAAACTCTTCAGCCAATGCCAGCAACTGTCCGGCGGCCAATTGCAGCGGGTCGGCATCGCTCGCGTGCTGTATCAGGCGCCGGAGGTGTTGCTGGCCGATGAACCGGTGTCGGCCATGGACCCGGTTCTCGCCGGGCACACCCTGACGGTCCTGTCGCGCCACGCCCGGGAGCACAACGTCACGCTGGTGGCGAGCCTGCACGCGGTGGAACTGGCACTCGCCCACTTCCCGCGCATCATCGGCTTGCGCGAGGGGCAGATCCTGTTCGATTGCCCGTCCGATCAAGTCAGCCACGACATGCTCGACACCCTGTACGCCAACGAACAACTGCATTCCCCGGCGCCGGCCCTGACGCCACTGATTGTGCAGATTCCACGATGCTGA
- a CDS encoding putative selenate ABC transporter substrate-binding protein — translation MLKRTLALTAGLALSFSTLLAQAADVLKVSAIPDEAPTELLRKFEPLGAYLEQQLGMKVQFVPVADYPAVVEALATDRLDMAWLGGFTFVQARLKTDATTPVIPLVQREQDAQFTSKFITADPNVKSLADLKGKTFAFGSVSSTSGSLMPRYFMLKDGIKPETYFSRVGYSGAHDATVAWVQAGKVDAGVLNASVWQKLVDAGKVDTNKVKVFATTPAYFDYNWTVRGTLDPALAAKIKKAFLALDPANPEQKKILDLQAASRFIETSPDNYKGIEEAARAAELLK, via the coding sequence ATGCTCAAACGCACCCTGGCACTGACTGCAGGTCTGGCCCTGTCCTTTTCCACCCTGCTGGCCCAGGCCGCCGACGTGTTGAAAGTCAGCGCGATTCCCGACGAGGCCCCGACCGAACTGCTGCGCAAGTTCGAACCGCTGGGGGCTTATCTGGAGCAGCAATTGGGCATGAAGGTGCAGTTCGTTCCCGTGGCCGATTACCCGGCGGTGGTCGAAGCGCTGGCCACCGACCGCCTCGACATGGCATGGCTGGGCGGTTTCACCTTCGTCCAGGCACGGCTGAAAACCGATGCCACCACTCCGGTGATCCCGCTGGTGCAGCGTGAGCAGGACGCGCAATTCACCAGCAAATTCATCACCGCCGACCCGAACGTGAAAAGCCTCGCCGACCTCAAGGGCAAGACCTTCGCCTTTGGCTCCGTGTCGTCCACCTCCGGCAGCCTGATGCCGCGCTACTTCATGCTCAAGGACGGCATCAAACCGGAAACCTATTTCAGCCGCGTCGGCTACTCCGGTGCCCACGACGCCACCGTTGCCTGGGTCCAGGCCGGCAAGGTCGATGCCGGTGTGCTGAACGCCAGCGTCTGGCAGAAACTGGTGGACGCCGGCAAGGTCGACACCAACAAGGTCAAGGTCTTCGCCACCACCCCGGCCTACTTCGATTACAACTGGACCGTGCGCGGCACCCTCGACCCGGCGCTGGCGGCGAAGATCAAAAAAGCCTTCCTCGCCCTCGACCCGGCCAACCCCGAGCAGAAGAAAATCCTCGACCTGCAAGCTGCCAGCCGCTTCATCGAAACCAGCCCGGACAACTACAAAGGCATCGAGGAAGCCGCCCGCGCCGCCGAACTGCTGAAATGA
- the gabP gene encoding GABA permease, producing the protein MNSLNSKESSGQLAQGFKPRHVTMLSIAGIIGAGLFVGSGHAIAAAGPAVLLAYLFSGLLVVLVMRMLGEMAVARPDTGSFSTYADQAIGRWAGFTIGWLYWWFWVLVIPIEALAAGHVLNQWFPHVDAWLFALVSIILLVITNLFSVAKYGEFEFWFAMAKVVAIIGFIGVGFAVLMGWIPEREVSGLSRLMEEHGGFAPNGLSAVVGAFITIMFSFIGTEAVTIAAAESDNPAQNIAKATRSVIWRIGVFYLLSIFVVISVVPWNDPLLASVGSYQRALELMNVPHAKFMVDVVVLIAVASCMNSSIYIASRMLFSLGLRGDAPQALKVTSGAGVPRAAVIASSVIGAGVTLLSYFMPAGLFQFLLASSGAIALLVYLVIAVSQLRMRRMLLRQNVELTLRMWLFPWLTYLVMAFICAALAVMMLTPEHRLEVTSTIGLALAISFIGLVTTRQHGQASSSVPVKQNARGSASGV; encoded by the coding sequence ATGAACAGCCTGAATTCGAAGGAATCGAGCGGTCAGTTGGCGCAGGGATTCAAGCCTCGCCACGTGACCATGTTGTCAATTGCGGGAATCATCGGCGCGGGGTTGTTCGTGGGTTCCGGACACGCCATCGCAGCGGCGGGGCCGGCGGTTTTGTTGGCGTATCTGTTTTCCGGCCTGTTGGTGGTGCTGGTCATGCGCATGCTGGGGGAAATGGCGGTGGCCCGACCGGACACCGGATCGTTTTCCACCTATGCCGATCAGGCCATCGGCCGCTGGGCCGGCTTCACCATCGGCTGGCTCTACTGGTGGTTCTGGGTGCTGGTCATTCCCATCGAGGCGCTGGCCGCCGGGCATGTCTTGAATCAGTGGTTTCCCCACGTCGATGCGTGGTTGTTTGCGCTGGTGTCGATCATCCTGCTGGTGATCACCAACCTGTTCAGTGTCGCCAAATACGGCGAGTTCGAATTCTGGTTCGCCATGGCCAAGGTCGTGGCGATCATCGGTTTCATCGGTGTGGGTTTTGCCGTGCTGATGGGCTGGATTCCCGAGCGTGAAGTCAGCGGCCTCAGCCGCTTGATGGAGGAACATGGCGGGTTCGCTCCCAATGGTTTGTCGGCGGTGGTCGGCGCGTTCATCACCATCATGTTCAGTTTCATCGGCACCGAGGCGGTGACCATCGCCGCTGCCGAATCGGACAACCCGGCACAGAACATCGCCAAAGCCACGCGTTCGGTGATCTGGCGCATCGGCGTGTTTTATCTGCTGTCGATCTTCGTGGTGATTTCCGTGGTGCCGTGGAACGATCCGCTTTTGGCGTCCGTCGGTTCCTATCAGCGCGCACTGGAACTGATGAACGTTCCCCACGCCAAATTCATGGTCGATGTGGTGGTGCTGATCGCCGTGGCCAGTTGCATGAACTCGTCGATCTATATCGCTTCGCGCATGCTGTTTTCACTGGGGCTTCGCGGCGATGCACCGCAGGCCTTGAAAGTGACTTCTGGCGCAGGCGTGCCGAGGGCGGCGGTGATTGCCAGCAGCGTCATCGGCGCCGGGGTGACACTGCTCAGCTACTTCATGCCCGCCGGCCTGTTTCAATTCCTGCTCGCCAGTTCCGGGGCCATTGCGCTGCTGGTGTACCTGGTGATCGCGGTTTCTCAACTGCGTATGCGCCGGATGCTGCTTCGGCAGAATGTCGAGCTGACCTTGCGCATGTGGCTGTTTCCGTGGCTCACGTATCTGGTGATGGCCTTCATCTGCGCCGCCCTCGCGGTGATGATGCTGACGCCGGAGCATCGTCTGGAAGTAACTTCGACCATTGGCCTGGCGCTGGCGATTTCCTTTATCGGGCTGGTGACCACGCGTCAGCATGGGCAGGCGAGTTCTTCTGTCCCAGTCAAACAAAACGCCCGAGGCAGTGCCTCGGGCGTATAG
- a CDS encoding paraquat-inducible protein A, whose product MATTDHLIICEHCDCVYEKATLARYQKSLCARCGGVLQRHNNLSVEQRLALSFTAAMLWLFANFYPVMSISMKGLKNSATLWDSVLALSQGPITFMAMVAAISIIIAPAFQLVLLIWVLSFALASRRCPAFKVCMRWLETLRPWSMLEVCLLGAMVAVFKLAGMLDVIPGIGLFALAVLSLLLIRIAGRDIRDLWDIL is encoded by the coding sequence ATGGCCACGACTGATCACCTGATCATCTGCGAGCATTGCGATTGCGTGTACGAAAAAGCCACGCTCGCCCGCTACCAGAAATCCCTCTGCGCTCGCTGTGGCGGCGTGCTCCAGCGCCACAACAACCTGAGCGTGGAGCAACGTCTGGCCCTGAGTTTCACTGCCGCCATGCTATGGCTGTTCGCCAATTTCTATCCGGTGATGAGCATCAGCATGAAGGGCCTGAAAAACAGCGCGACCCTGTGGGATTCGGTGCTGGCCCTGAGTCAGGGGCCGATTACTTTCATGGCCATGGTCGCGGCGATCTCGATCATCATCGCCCCGGCCTTTCAATTGGTTTTGCTCATCTGGGTATTGAGCTTCGCCCTCGCCTCGCGCCGCTGTCCGGCCTTCAAAGTGTGCATGCGCTGGCTGGAAACGTTACGGCCGTGGAGCATGCTTGAGGTTTGCCTGCTCGGCGCCATGGTCGCGGTGTTCAAACTGGCGGGCATGCTCGATGTGATCCCCGGCATCGGCCTGTTCGCCCTCGCTGTATTGAGCCTGTTGCTGATCCGCATTGCCGGGCGCGACATACGTGACTTGTGGGACATCCTGTGA
- a CDS encoding transcriptional regulator GcvA: MLTRLPSLNGLRAFECAARHMSFTRAAEELNVTQTAISHQIRRLEDELGVRLFMRLKDGLALTEEGNVYLPGIRSAFMELRHSTERLLEANNQSVLTISTLVSVASKWLLPRLPSFREAFPAIDVRISASTELVDFRKGGIDAAIRYGNGNWPGLRADWLMADEIFPVCSPRLLAGPDPIKAPADLARHTLLHVSGQTADDWSAWLNAAGQPPPSAKGPRLTFDLAMMAVQAAIDGQGVCIGRSTYVEDDLRAGRLVAPFDLRLKSDSGFYFVTPHENAESKKVVAFRQWLSQVVRVV, from the coding sequence ATGCTCACCCGACTGCCGTCGCTCAACGGATTGCGAGCCTTCGAATGCGCGGCCCGCCACATGAGCTTCACCCGCGCTGCTGAAGAACTGAATGTCACCCAAACCGCAATCAGCCATCAGATCCGTCGCCTTGAAGATGAACTCGGCGTTCGCCTGTTCATGCGTTTGAAGGACGGATTGGCGTTGACCGAGGAGGGCAATGTTTATTTGCCGGGTATTCGTTCGGCGTTCATGGAACTGCGCCACTCGACCGAGCGCTTGCTGGAGGCGAACAATCAAAGCGTCCTGACGATCAGTACGCTGGTGTCGGTGGCGTCCAAATGGCTGTTGCCGCGCCTGCCGTCCTTTCGCGAGGCGTTTCCCGCAATCGATGTGCGCATCAGTGCATCCACCGAGCTGGTGGACTTTCGCAAGGGGGGTATCGATGCAGCGATCCGCTACGGCAACGGAAACTGGCCGGGACTGCGCGCCGACTGGCTGATGGCCGACGAGATTTTCCCGGTGTGCAGCCCGCGCCTGCTCGCCGGACCGGATCCGATCAAAGCGCCGGCCGATCTGGCCCGGCACACCTTGTTGCACGTCAGCGGGCAGACTGCCGATGACTGGAGCGCCTGGCTGAACGCTGCAGGTCAACCGCCACCCTCGGCCAAAGGCCCGCGCCTGACCTTCGATCTGGCCATGATGGCGGTGCAGGCGGCGATTGACGGGCAGGGCGTGTGCATCGGTCGTTCGACCTACGTCGAGGACGATTTGCGCGCGGGGAGGCTGGTGGCGCCGTTTGATTTGCGGCTCAAGTCCGACTCGGGTTTCTACTTCGTCACCCCCCATGAGAACGCCGAATCGAAAAAAGTCGTGGCGTTCAGGCAGTGGCTGTCGCAGGTGGTGAGAGTTGTATGA
- a CDS encoding PhnE/PtxC family ABC transporter permease has product MLTADTRDPAALPRLLLTLLAIALLWPGIQLSELDLGVLLHADSQSEMGRFVSTFWPPAHDRDFLQLLLKATLQTLAIATAGMALALVLAVPAGLLASRALSLSAASHGGRPSLLGRLLRWPVRGLLIFLRSVPEIVWALLFVRAVGLGPAAGVLAIAITYSGMLGKVYAEIFESTDQRPAHALLQAGSGRLASFAYGVLPNVAAELLSYTVYRWECAIRASVVMGFVGAGGLGQQIDLSIRMFAGGEVASMLLTFLLLVLGADQLSRLLRWRLT; this is encoded by the coding sequence ATGCTGACCGCCGACACCCGCGACCCCGCCGCGCTGCCACGGTTGCTGCTGACACTGCTGGCGATTGCCTTGCTGTGGCCGGGCATTCAGCTCAGCGAACTCGACCTCGGCGTATTGCTGCACGCCGACAGCCAGAGCGAAATGGGCCGCTTCGTCTCGACCTTCTGGCCGCCGGCCCATGATCGAGACTTTCTGCAACTGCTGCTCAAGGCCACCCTGCAAACCCTGGCCATCGCCACGGCCGGCATGGCGTTGGCGCTGGTATTGGCGGTACCGGCCGGCCTGCTCGCCAGCCGCGCCTTGTCGTTGTCCGCCGCTTCCCACGGTGGTCGTCCGAGCCTGTTGGGCCGACTGCTGCGCTGGCCGGTGCGCGGGCTGCTGATCTTCCTGCGCAGCGTGCCGGAGATCGTCTGGGCGCTGCTGTTCGTGCGCGCCGTCGGCCTCGGCCCGGCGGCGGGCGTGCTGGCGATCGCCATCACCTACAGCGGCATGCTCGGCAAGGTCTACGCGGAAATCTTCGAATCCACCGACCAACGCCCGGCCCACGCCTTGCTCCAGGCCGGCAGCGGACGCCTCGCGAGCTTCGCCTACGGCGTACTGCCCAACGTCGCGGCCGAACTGCTCTCCTACACCGTCTACCGCTGGGAATGCGCCATCCGCGCCTCAGTGGTGATGGGCTTCGTCGGCGCCGGCGGCCTCGGCCAACAGATCGACCTGTCGATCCGCATGTTCGCCGGCGGCGAAGTCGCCAGCATGCTCCTCACCTTCCTGCTGCTCGTCCTCGGCGCCGACCAACTCAGCCGCCTGCTGCGCTGGAGGCTGACATGA
- the gstA gene encoding glutathione transferase GstA: MKLYFAPMTCSLAPHIVLRELALPFELIRVNNQTKRTADGRDFHEINPKGYVAALMLDNGEVLTEGPAILQYLADLLPGQTLAPANGTWERSRLQEYLNFISSEIHGGSAPLFSREIPESTKTIFKHKLFKRLDYLNRLLATQPFLMQAFGVADAYLFTVLKWLPTFSIAIEDWPALANYMTRIAERPGVKAAIAEEEATQPV, translated from the coding sequence ATGAAACTGTACTTCGCCCCCATGACCTGCTCGCTGGCCCCGCATATTGTGCTTCGAGAACTGGCGCTGCCGTTCGAACTGATCCGGGTCAACAACCAGACCAAGCGCACCGCCGACGGCCGGGACTTTCACGAGATCAATCCGAAAGGCTACGTGGCGGCGCTGATGCTCGATAACGGCGAGGTACTGACCGAAGGCCCGGCCATTTTGCAGTACCTCGCCGACCTTTTGCCCGGTCAAACGCTGGCCCCGGCCAATGGCACCTGGGAGCGCTCGCGTTTGCAGGAATACCTGAATTTCATCAGTTCGGAAATTCATGGGGGCAGCGCGCCGCTGTTCAGCCGCGAAATCCCGGAATCCACCAAAACGATCTTCAAACACAAACTCTTCAAACGACTGGATTACCTGAACCGCCTCCTTGCGACCCAGCCGTTTCTGATGCAGGCGTTCGGCGTGGCGGATGCCTATTTGTTCACGGTGCTGAAGTGGTTGCCGACATTCAGTATCGCCATCGAAGACTGGCCGGCGCTGGCGAACTACATGACGCGCATCGCCGAGCGGCCCGGTGTGAAGGCTGCGATAGCGGAAGAGGAAGCCACGCAACCGGTCTGA
- a CDS encoding cupin domain-containing protein: MRRTLLMTAAAVLVSMTGLAHAADTQPAAPAKNWQQGLSRTDLVHQDLGAADREVIQARVDFEPGITSPRHAHPGVEVAYVISGTFEYQLEGRAPVTLKAGDSLFIPEGVAHIAKNVGNDKGSELATYIVKKGEPLLILKQ, encoded by the coding sequence ATGCGCCGCACACTCCTGATGACCGCAGCCGCCGTACTGGTTTCAATGACCGGCCTCGCACACGCCGCCGACACCCAGCCTGCGGCTCCCGCCAAGAACTGGCAACAAGGCCTGAGCCGCACGGATCTGGTCCATCAGGACCTGGGTGCTGCGGACCGCGAAGTGATCCAGGCGCGGGTCGATTTCGAACCGGGCATCACCTCGCCACGCCACGCCCATCCGGGCGTTGAAGTCGCCTACGTCATCAGCGGCACCTTCGAATACCAGCTCGAAGGCCGTGCGCCGGTGACGCTCAAGGCCGGCGATTCCCTGTTCATCCCCGAAGGCGTGGCGCACATCGCGAAGAACGTCGGCAATGACAAGGGTTCGGAACTGGCGACTTACATCGTCAAGAAAGGTGAGCCGTTGTTGATCCTCAAGCAATAA
- a CDS encoding universal stress protein produces the protein MSEQSRFMLVVSPLMENSPAFDRAAALAKAADAALHIVAFDYLEGLATAGLVNEQALEQMRVGYVERHRQWLEDQARPLRKLGVHVTTEVVWVANPLKEILIHLKEQPMAAMIKALEHESALSRLMFTPLDVHLLRECPVPLHFVSHVLHALPRRIVAAVDPFHRDDRYVGLNDRILREAAKLASICNAQLDVIYAHDLSSIGAAEFGFDNASAFFSSNAAKKLFDAQGEAFRDLAERNDIPAENQHMILGDPAKVLSSYADAYDVDLIVMGRVAHRGIGRLVGSTVEHLLYKMPCSVWVVAPESQEG, from the coding sequence ATGTCTGAGCAATCACGCTTCATGCTCGTCGTCTCACCCCTGATGGAAAACAGCCCGGCGTTCGACCGTGCGGCGGCACTGGCCAAAGCCGCGGATGCCGCGCTGCACATCGTGGCATTCGATTATCTGGAGGGCCTGGCAACTGCCGGTCTGGTCAATGAACAGGCGCTGGAACAGATGCGCGTGGGCTATGTCGAGCGGCATCGGCAATGGCTGGAGGATCAGGCCCGCCCTTTGCGCAAACTCGGCGTGCACGTGACGACGGAAGTCGTGTGGGTGGCAAACCCGCTTAAGGAGATCCTCATTCACCTCAAGGAGCAGCCGATGGCGGCCATGATCAAGGCGCTGGAGCACGAATCAGCATTGTCGCGCCTGATGTTCACTCCCCTTGACGTCCACCTGCTGCGCGAATGCCCGGTGCCGCTGCACTTCGTCAGCCACGTACTGCACGCTCTGCCGCGCCGTATCGTCGCGGCGGTCGATCCGTTCCATCGCGATGACCGCTATGTGGGGCTCAATGACCGGATTCTGCGCGAAGCGGCCAAACTGGCGAGCATCTGCAACGCTCAACTCGATGTGATCTACGCCCACGACCTGTCCTCGATAGGCGCAGCAGAATTCGGCTTCGATAACGCCTCGGCGTTCTTTTCCTCGAATGCCGCCAAAAAGCTGTTCGATGCCCAGGGTGAGGCCTTCCGTGATCTGGCTGAACGCAATGACATTCCCGCCGAGAATCAACACATGATCCTCGGCGACCCGGCCAAGGTTCTGTCCAGTTATGCCGATGCGTACGACGTCGATCTCATCGTCATGGGTCGTGTGGCCCACCGGGGAATCGGCCGGCTGGTCGGCAGCACCGTCGAGCACCTGCTCTACAAAATGCCATGCAGCGTGTGGGTGGTAGCCCCGGAAAGCCAGGAGGGCTGA
- a CDS encoding LysR family transcriptional regulator has product MNQLLAIRVFARVVESGSFTKAADSLNQPKTTVSKLIGQLESHLGVRLLQRTTRRLTVTADGASYYQLTQQLLHQLDDIDQGFSQAQGLPRGRIRVDIGGSTATMLVIPELPKFFERYPDIQVDLGVSDRPVDLISERVDCVIRGGPLTEQALAVRRLGEVSWTTCATPDYLQRHGTPMHPLELARHQMIAYRSASTGRILPSNFQRNGERHQIEGKGLVSVNESNAHLAAGLAGLGIIHTFSYTVRAAIERGELVPILTDWRPPAYPFHLLYPPNRHLSNRVRVFIDWLVERFAQVD; this is encoded by the coding sequence ATGAATCAGTTACTGGCGATCCGCGTCTTTGCCCGCGTCGTGGAAAGCGGCTCGTTCACTAAAGCCGCCGACTCGTTGAACCAGCCGAAAACCACGGTCAGCAAACTGATCGGGCAACTGGAAAGTCATCTCGGCGTGCGCCTGCTGCAACGCACCACCCGGCGCCTGACCGTGACGGCCGACGGCGCTTCCTACTACCAATTGACCCAGCAACTGCTGCATCAACTGGACGACATCGATCAGGGTTTCAGTCAGGCCCAGGGACTGCCGCGTGGCAGGATTCGCGTGGACATCGGCGGTTCCACCGCGACCATGCTGGTGATTCCCGAACTGCCGAAGTTCTTCGAGCGCTACCCGGACATTCAGGTCGATCTGGGCGTCAGCGACCGCCCGGTGGACTTGATCAGCGAGCGGGTCGACTGCGTCATTCGCGGCGGCCCGCTGACCGAACAGGCCCTCGCCGTGCGCCGCCTCGGCGAAGTGTCCTGGACCACCTGCGCCACGCCCGATTATTTGCAGCGCCACGGCACGCCGATGCACCCGCTGGAGCTGGCCCGACATCAGATGATCGCTTACCGCTCGGCCTCCACCGGGCGTATCCTGCCGTCGAACTTCCAGCGCAACGGCGAACGCCATCAGATCGAAGGCAAAGGCCTGGTCAGCGTCAACGAAAGCAACGCGCATCTGGCGGCCGGTCTGGCGGGGCTGGGGATCATTCACACATTCAGCTACACAGTCAGGGCGGCCATCGAACGCGGCGAACTGGTGCCGATCCTCACCGACTGGCGTCCGCCGGCGTACCCGTTCCACCTGCTGTATCCGCCGAACCGGCACCTGAGCAACCGCGTGCGGGTGTTCATCGACTGGCTGGTGGAGCGCTTCGCGCAGGTGGACTGA
- a CDS encoding paraquat-inducible protein A, which yields MKRPPTASELNLCLCHSCGLACDMTDEPHQCPRCDAPLHRRKTNSLARTWAYMFAALALYVPANLLPVMNTTLLGNGADSTIMSGVLEFWDHGAWDIALIIFIASIAVPGVKFVALTLLLVTVQRDSHWARRERSKLYRFVELIGYWSMLDVLVVALVAALVKFQALGDIEPRPGILFFGLVVVFTMLSAMSFDPRLIWDKAPAEETDETDEPRHSNEQVPGH from the coding sequence GTGAAACGACCACCGACCGCCAGCGAACTCAATCTCTGCCTGTGCCACAGCTGCGGACTGGCCTGCGACATGACCGACGAGCCGCACCAATGCCCACGCTGCGACGCACCGCTGCACCGGCGCAAGACCAACTCGCTGGCCCGCACCTGGGCCTACATGTTCGCCGCCCTGGCGCTTTACGTACCGGCGAATCTGCTGCCGGTAATGAACACCACCCTGCTCGGCAACGGCGCCGACAGCACCATCATGAGTGGCGTGCTGGAGTTCTGGGACCACGGCGCGTGGGACATTGCGCTGATCATCTTCATCGCCAGCATTGCGGTGCCGGGAGTGAAATTCGTCGCGTTGACGCTGCTGCTGGTCACCGTGCAACGGGACAGTCACTGGGCGCGCCGGGAACGTTCGAAGCTGTATCGATTCGTCGAGCTGATCGGCTATTGGTCGATGCTCGACGTGCTGGTGGTCGCGCTGGTGGCGGCACTGGTGAAGTTCCAGGCGCTGGGAGATATCGAGCCGCGACCGGGAATTCTGTTTTTCGGCCTGGTGGTGGTATTCACCATGCTCTCGGCCATGAGCTTCGATCCGCGCCTGATCTGGGACAAGGCACCGGCCGAAGAAACGGATGAAACAGACGAGCCCCGGCACTCGAATGAACAAGTGCCGGGGCATTGA